A DNA window from Parus major isolate Abel chromosome 9, Parus_major1.1, whole genome shotgun sequence contains the following coding sequences:
- the EIF4G1 gene encoding eukaryotic translation initiation factor 4 gamma 1 isoform X6, whose product MSGARTSSTPTPPQAGSGLEPQANGETPHVAVIVRPDDRPKPALVVSKPVSLEPSKSASPSPPPPLIPEVEPVVLSPVTLVPMEPPVDTDTKAEQGEAPPDPQKTLSAITTVPGAAELPLVPAPNMDTVAAEEEEEEEEEVAIPLPEPTPQEPVPPEVPPVPVVPSMPAVPLVPAAPSPPPVVPQAPEAPAKPASPSPPPPREEPCPKPTAEANGVLEEMPETVPEAPVCQPVPVSEPEPVPSLDSPIAQPEELPLPNGVEGTSKVEPSEEQPESDVSPISEPEEPAQPGTPASPPAEEEEEESEGPGETQERSLSPAPAPSQISEATAQVAMSVPKKKRRMKELNKKEAVGDLLDAFKESQTGDSASEAENKPPVSAPASEAEDVAPARPQEESEETWEEKEDKLAPEKGKAAGQKYGYKEEQWKPLNPEEKKRYDREFLLGFQFIFASMQKPEGLPQITDVVLDKPCVPSQANKTPLRAIDPIRLSGMNCSPDFTPSFANLGRPVMGNRGLPSGLGPRRSQQSQRKEPRKIIATVSLNEDVKLNKAEKAWKPSSKRASEEEDPENIKTQELLRRVRSILNKLTPQMFQQLMKQVMELSIDTEERLKGVIDLVFEKAISEPNFSVAYANMCRCLMGLKVPTTDKPTVTVNFRKLLLNRCQKEFEKDKDDDEIFEKRQKEMDDASAPEEKARMKDELEEARDKARRRSLGNIKFIGELFKLKMLTEAIMHDCVVKLLKNHDEESLECLCRLLTTIGKDLDFEKAKPRMDQYFNQMEKIIKEKKTSSRIRFMLQDVIDLRRSSWVPRRGDQGPKTIDQIHKEAEMEEHREHIKVQQLMSKDKRRGPPGPSSGGRSSLVADDGWNTVPISKGNRPIDTSRLTKITKPGSIDSNNQLFAPGGRLSWGKGSSGGSGAKPTDSASDSGRPATSTLNRFSALQQSMPAESPESRRVVQRSSSSRDRSEKAGDRGDRESRSEKGSDRLERPDRGERADRNRSALTKRSFSKETEDRSREREKQGGPEAVRKAASMTEERDRSRETIKQEPTPPATSTKPVLSEEELEKKSKAIIEEYLHINDMKEALQCVQELGSPSSLYIFVQNGIESTLERSTISREHMGALLCQLVKAGTLSKEQYYKGLREILEIAEDMEIDIPHIWLYLAELITPILQEEGIPMEELFREITKPLVPIGKATTLLVEVLGLLCKGMGQKTAGKLWRDGGLSWKEFLPEDQDVNKFVTEQKLEYTMGDSSDMPSRKELTSEELCKQIDKLLKENPNNQRIYDWIEANLSEQQVSSNTFIRALMTSVCHLAIVFENPYRVDAMVIRNQAKLLQKYLRDEQKELQALYALQALVVKLDQPPNLLRMFFDALYDEDVIKEEAFYKWESSKDPAEQQGKGVALKSVTAFFTWLREAEDESDNN is encoded by the exons atgtCTGGAGCAAGGACCTCATCCACCCCCACCCCTCCACAG gCTGGAAGCGGTTTGGAGCCCCAGGCCAATGGAGAGACCCCCCATGTAGCAGTTATTGTCCGGCCTG ATGACCGCCCGAAGCCTGCGCTGGTGGTGAGCAAGCCCGTCTCCCTGGAGCCCAGCAAATCGGCATCCCCGTCGCCTCCCCCTCCCCTGATCCCTGAGGTGGAGCCCGTGGTGCTCTCACCTGTGACGCTGGTGCCAATGGAGCCTCCCGTGGACACGGACACAAAAGCGGAGCAGGGCGAGGCGCCACCTGACCCGCAAAAGACGTTAAGCGCCATCACTACAGTGCCAGGGGCTGCGGAGTTGCCCCTTGTGCCCGCGCCCAACATGGACACGGTGGCtgcggaggaggaggaggaagaggaagaggaggttGCTATTCCCCTCCCGGAGCCCACCCCACAGGAGCCTGTTCCCCCAGAGGTGCCGCCGGTGCCCGTTGTTCCCTCGATGCCAGCCGTGCCCCTGGTGCCGGCTGCGCCATCGCCGCCACCTGTTGTACCACAGGCCCCTGAAGCGCCCGCCAAacctgcctcccccagccccccacCGCCCCGGGAAGAGCCCTGCCCCAAGCCCACTGCTGAGGCCAATGGGGTTTTGGAGGAGATGCCTGAGACGGTCCCTGAGGCACCTGTGTGCCAGCCAGTGCCGGTCTCTGAGCCGGagcctgtgcccagcctggACTCCCCCATTGCCCAGCCTGAAGAGCTGCCCCTACCCAATGGGGTGGAGGGCACCAGCAAAGTGGAGCCAAGTGAGGAGCAGCCTGAGTCGGATGTCAGCCCCATCTCAGAGCCTGaagagccagcccagcctggcaccccTGCCTCCCcacctgcagaggaggaggaggaggagagtgaAGGCCCTGGTGAGACCCAGGAGCGAAGCTtgagcccagcccctgccccctCGCAGATCTCGGAGGCGACCGCGCAAG tCGCCATGTCGGTGCCAAAGAAGAAACGAAGGATGAAGGAGCTGAACAAGAAGGAGGCAGTAGGTGATTTGCTGGATGCCTTTAAAGAG TCTCAGACTGGTGATAGTGCCTCGGAGGCGGAGAACAAGCCCCCTGTATCTGCCCCTGCCAGTGAAGCAGAGGATGTGGCTCCTGCCCGTCCACAGGAAGAGTCAGAAGAGACgtgggaggagaaggaagacaAGTTGGCCCCAGAGAAGGGCAAGGCTGCTGGCCAGAAGTACGGCTACAAGGAAG AGCAATGGAAGCCACTGAACCCTGAGGAGAAGAAGCGATACGACCGGGAGTTCCTGCTGGGCTTCCAGTTCATCTTTGCCAGCATGCAGAAACCTGAGGGGCTGCCACAGATTACAGATGTGGTGCTGGACAAG CCGTGTGTACCTTCACAGGCCAACAAGACCCCACTGCGGGCAATCGACCCCATCCGCCTCAGTGGCATGAACTGCAGCCCTGACTTCACCCCCTCCTTCGCCAACCTTGGCCGGCCTGTCATGGGCAACCGGGGCCTG CCTTCAGGGTTGGGTCCCCGCcgctcccagcagagccagaggaaGGAGCCCCGCAAAATCATTGCTACTGTGTCCCTCAATGAGGATGTCAAGCTGAACAAGGCCGAGAAGGCCTGGAAACCCAGCAGCAAACGTGCTTCCGAGGAGGAGGATCCTGAGAATATCAAGACACAG GAACTGCTCCGCCGTGTCCGCAGCATCCTCAACAAGCTGACGCCCCAGATGTTCCAGCAACTAATGAAGCAGGTGATGGAGTTGTCCATCGACACGGAGGAGCGGCTCAAGGGTGTCATCGACCTCGTCTTCGAGAAGGCCATCTCGGAGCCAAACTTCTCTGTTGCCTATGCTAACATGTGCCGTTGCCTTATGGGG cttaAAGTGCCCACAACAGACAAGCCCACAGTGACTGTGAACTTCCGCAAGCTGCTGCTTAACCGCTGCCAGAAGGAGTTTGAGAAGGACAAGGATGATGATGAGATCTTTGAGAAACGGCAGAAGGAGATGGATGATGCCAGTGCT CCTGAGGAGAAGGCGCGTATGAAAGATGAGCTGGAGGAGGCGCGGGACAAGGCCCGACGACGATCCCTGGGCAACATCAAGTTCATTGGAGAGCTCTTCAAACTCAAGATGTTGACAGAGGCCATTATGCATGACTGTGTGGTGAAGCTGCTCAAAAACCATGATGAGGAGTCTCTTGAGTGCCTTTGCCGCCTGCTTACGACTATCGGCAAGGACTTGGACTTCGAGAAAGCCAAG CCCAGGATGGACCAGTACTTCAATCAGATGGAAAAGAtcatcaaagagaaaaagacatcATCACGAATCCGTTTCATGCTGCAGGATGTGATTGACCTAAGACGG aGTAGCTGGGTGCCGCGGCGAGGAGACCAGGGCCCCAAAACCATCGATCAGATCCACAAGGAAGCAGAGATGGAGGAGCATCGGGAACACATCAAAGTGCAGCAGCTCATGTCAAAGGACAAGAGGAGAGGACCCCCTGGGCCATCCTCCGGTG GACGCAGTAGCCTGGTTGCAGATGATGGCTGGAACACAGTGCCCATCAGCAAGGGCAACCGGCCCATCGACACCAGCCGGCTAACGAAGATCACCAAG cctggatCCATCGACTCCAATAACCAGCTCTTTGCACCGGGTGGGCGGCTGAGCTGGGGCAAAGGCAGCAGCGGAGGGTCTGGCGCGAAGCCCACAGATTCAG CATCTGATTCAGGGCGACCAGCCACAAGCACCTTGAACCGCTTCTCAGCGCTCCAGCAGTCAATGCCTGCCGAGAGCCCAGAGTCCCGCCGTGTGGTGCAGAG gagcagctccagccgTGACAGGTCAGAGAAGGCTGGAGACAGAGGGGACCGGGAGTCACgttcagagaagggcagtgaCCGTCTAGAGCGTCCTGACCGGGGGGAGAGAGCAGACAGGAACAGGTCTGCCCTCACCAAGAGGAGCTTCAGCAAAGAGACAGAGGACAGGAGCCGAGAACGGGAGAAGCAGGGAGGCCCCGAGGCCGTGCGCAAGGCTGCGAGCATGACGGAGGAACGGGACCGGAGCCGAGAGACCA TTAAACAAGAGCCAACCCCTCCTGCAACATCCACCAAGCCTGTACTGTCAGAAGAGGAACTGGAGAAGAAATCCAAGGCGATCATAGAGGAGTACCTTCACATCAATGACATGAAG gaggccctgcagtgtgtgcaggagctgggcagcccCTCCTCGCTCTACATCTTTGTGCAAAATGGCATCGAGTCCACGCTGGAGAGGAGCACCATCTCCCGTGAGCACATgggagccctgctctgccagctggtGAAGGCAGGCACGCTCTCCAAGGAGCAGTATTACAAagg GCTGCGGGAGATCTTGGAGATTGCGGAGGACATGGAGATTGACATCCCACACATCTGGCTGTACTTGGCTGAGCTCATCACCCCCATCCTGCAAGAGGAAGGCATCCCCATGGAGGAGCTGTTCAG GGAGATCACAAAGCCCCTGGTGCCCATTGGGAAAGCCACCACACTGCTGGTTGAGGTGCTGGGCTTGTTGTGCAAGGGCATG GGCCAGAAGacagcaggaaagctgtggcGGGATGGAggcctgagctggaaggaattcctgcctgagGACCAGGATGTCAACAAATTTGTCACAGAGCAG AAATTGGAGTACACAATGGGGGACAGCTCAGACATGCCAAGCCGAAAGGAGCTGACCTCTGAGGAGCTGTGCAAGCAAATAGACAAACTGCTGAAGGAGAACCCGAACAACCAAAGAATATATGACTGGATTGAG GCCAACCTGAGTGAGCAGCAGGTCTCGTCCAACACGTTTATCAGGGCCCTGATGACGTCTGTGTGCCACTTGGCCATTGTCT TTGAGAACCCGTACCGCGTGGATGCCATGGTCATCCGCAACCAAGCCAAGCTGCTCCAGAAATACCTGCGCGATGAGCAGAAGGAGCTCCAGGCACTCTATGCTCTGCAAGCCTTGGTGGTGAAGTTGGACCAGCCTCCCA ACCTGCTGCGGATGTTCTTTGATGCCCTCTACGATGAGGACGTCATCAAGGAGGAGGCTTTCTACAAGTGGGAGTCCAGCAAGGACCCAGCCGAGCAGCAGGGCAAAGGGGTGGCTCTCAAATCGGTGACAGCCTTTTTCACCTGGCTCCGGGAAGCTGAGGATGAGTCGGACAACAACTGA